A genomic segment from Holophagales bacterium encodes:
- a CDS encoding M20/M25/M40 family metallo-hydrolase: MTARRRSTGLFVSFLAAPLAALALAEVAVDPLPPETRAAVAALAGRGTSATRATEWVRRLTDEVGPRLAGTPGDRAAVAWAAALFRELGFSNVRAEEVPVTAWERGVETARVVSPFPQVLVVTALGGSVGTPPQGITAPIVEMKTLEALEDAVKADPAVVRGKVVFFSRRMARPGQGPGYGATVPIRASGAAKAGPHGALAVLVRSVGTSSSRFAHTGSTNYDDGGPRIPAAAVSNTDADLLERLLAKGPVEVKIVLGCRPLPPSVSANVIGEVKGREKPDEVVVVSGHLDSWDLGTGAVDDGAGCAIAIEAARLIAESPRRPRRTIRVVLYANEESGLAGGKGYAARHAAELAKHAGAFEADSGTGTPTGFSWNAADTLGPALAAVSTLLEPLGAGTLRKGGTGGADISTMAPAGVPLFGLRQETGRYFDVHHTADDTFDKIEPASLDRAAAALAAMAYAVADLPAIHTLPAGSAGPKPR; this comes from the coding sequence GTGACCGCACGCCGCCGGAGCACCGGGCTCTTCGTCTCCTTCCTCGCCGCGCCGCTCGCCGCCCTCGCACTCGCCGAGGTCGCCGTCGATCCGCTCCCGCCCGAGACGCGCGCGGCGGTCGCCGCGCTCGCCGGCAGGGGCACGTCTGCCACCCGTGCGACGGAGTGGGTCCGGAGGCTCACGGACGAGGTCGGCCCCCGCCTCGCCGGGACTCCCGGCGACCGGGCGGCCGTCGCGTGGGCAGCGGCCCTCTTCCGCGAGCTCGGCTTCTCGAACGTGAGAGCCGAGGAGGTTCCCGTGACGGCCTGGGAACGTGGCGTCGAGACGGCCCGGGTCGTCTCTCCGTTCCCCCAGGTGCTCGTCGTCACGGCGCTGGGCGGCAGCGTCGGGACGCCGCCGCAGGGGATCACGGCGCCCATCGTCGAGATGAAGACGCTCGAGGCGCTGGAGGATGCCGTGAAAGCCGATCCGGCGGTCGTGCGCGGGAAGGTCGTCTTCTTCAGCCGCCGGATGGCGAGGCCTGGCCAGGGCCCGGGTTACGGCGCGACCGTCCCGATACGCGCCTCGGGCGCTGCGAAGGCCGGGCCGCACGGCGCGCTCGCCGTTCTCGTCCGGTCGGTCGGGACGTCGTCGAGCCGGTTCGCGCACACGGGTTCGACGAACTACGACGACGGCGGGCCGCGCATTCCTGCGGCCGCCGTCTCGAACACGGATGCCGACCTCCTCGAGCGGCTCCTCGCCAAGGGCCCCGTCGAGGTGAAGATCGTCCTGGGCTGCCGCCCCCTTCCCCCCTCCGTGTCGGCGAACGTCATCGGCGAGGTGAAGGGGAGGGAAAAGCCGGACGAGGTCGTGGTCGTCTCGGGCCACCTCGACTCGTGGGACCTCGGAACGGGGGCCGTCGACGACGGCGCCGGCTGTGCGATCGCGATCGAGGCGGCGCGACTCATCGCCGAATCCCCCCGCCGGCCCCGGCGAACGATCCGCGTCGTCCTCTACGCGAACGAGGAGAGCGGCCTCGCGGGCGGCAAGGGCTACGCGGCCCGGCACGCCGCCGAGCTGGCGAAGCACGCCGGCGCCTTCGAGGCCGACAGCGGAACCGGCACACCGACGGGCTTCTCCTGGAACGCGGCGGACACGCTCGGGCCGGCGCTCGCCGCCGTGTCCACCCTCCTCGAGCCGCTCGGTGCCGGGACGCTTCGCAAGGGGGGCACGGGCGGCGCCGACATCTCGACGATGGCCCCGGCCGGCGTGCCGCTCTTCGGCCTGAGGCAGGAGACGGGGCGCTACTTCGACGTCCACCACACGGCCGACGACACGTTCGACAAGATCGAGCCGGCGTCGCTCGACAGGGCGGCCGCCGCGCTCGCCGCGATGGCCTACGCCGTGGCGGACCTCCCGGCGATCCACACCCTGCCAGCCGGGTCCGCCGGGCCGAAGCCACGATGA
- a CDS encoding GGDEF domain-containing protein — translation MTGPARRARRADLALLVFSVLLAAPAPPAGATSAPDPVGLPVVLSTGWRAADGDPPDGVTGIDRLDFRPTDPLKDQAAREGVRWYRVLVDLSPFVGQPLAFAVPGIRDVDEAWFDGVRIGGLGEFPPASDTAHFVARLYPLPTDRVDSAGPRELVVRVWHGKRDGSAFRGLPVIGRLDRLERERSLHDQSLVLFLGASLVVSVLLVLFAFHARSPADYLLFAGFATSLGLYLMLGHSAWGDSRLPLSAVFRGGIVVLVSTVICYCAAMLRFLGAGIPPGYRLLLPAFALLAVAAPVVPGIESFVVPLQLFRWAFAALLLDLLVRFAVAAWRGRRSARTDLVGHVSFLFAVVPVAGLVPGTGPADLDPSWRVVLMGVLFLCLAFTVLWRMSEEVRRYRLAGLTDPGTRLWNRDALYGEIAERGDAFRRGKGRGFGLLLADIDRFKEWNDARGHLAGDRLLLRAARSLLDASRPQDFVARYGGDEYAVVVGDVDGETLPALASRLREALGAALSEETGGFLASASTGTEIFDGTRHRTPEDLLRDADRRLYEAKEAFRAGHPARAARQTPSGKWSVRL, via the coding sequence ATGACGGGGCCGGCACGCCGCGCGCGACGGGCCGACCTCGCCCTCCTCGTCTTCTCTGTGTTGCTCGCCGCGCCGGCGCCGCCCGCCGGCGCGACGTCCGCACCGGACCCCGTGGGCCTGCCCGTCGTTCTTTCCACCGGCTGGAGAGCGGCCGACGGCGATCCGCCCGACGGCGTCACCGGAATCGACCGTCTCGACTTCCGGCCGACCGACCCGCTGAAGGACCAGGCGGCGCGCGAGGGAGTCCGCTGGTACCGGGTCCTCGTGGACCTGTCGCCGTTCGTCGGGCAACCCCTCGCGTTCGCGGTCCCGGGTATCCGGGACGTGGACGAGGCCTGGTTCGACGGCGTGAGGATCGGCGGCCTCGGGGAATTCCCGCCCGCGTCCGACACGGCTCACTTCGTCGCGCGCCTCTACCCGCTCCCGACGGACCGGGTGGATTCCGCGGGGCCCCGCGAGCTGGTCGTCAGGGTCTGGCACGGGAAGAGGGACGGGAGCGCCTTCCGGGGCCTGCCTGTGATCGGAAGGCTCGACCGCCTCGAGCGCGAGCGATCGCTGCACGACCAGAGCCTCGTCCTCTTCCTCGGCGCGTCGCTCGTCGTGTCGGTGCTCCTGGTCCTCTTCGCCTTCCACGCCCGAAGCCCCGCCGACTATCTCCTCTTCGCAGGCTTCGCGACGTCGCTCGGTCTCTACCTGATGCTCGGCCACTCGGCCTGGGGCGACTCCCGCCTTCCCCTCTCGGCCGTCTTCCGGGGCGGCATCGTCGTCCTCGTGTCGACGGTGATCTGCTACTGCGCGGCGATGCTCCGGTTCCTCGGGGCCGGCATCCCGCCCGGCTACCGCCTTCTCCTTCCCGCCTTCGCCCTCCTCGCCGTCGCGGCGCCCGTCGTCCCGGGGATCGAGAGCTTCGTCGTGCCGCTGCAGCTCTTTCGCTGGGCGTTTGCGGCGCTCCTGCTCGACCTCCTCGTCCGCTTCGCCGTCGCCGCGTGGCGCGGCCGCCGCAGCGCGCGGACCGACCTCGTGGGGCACGTGTCCTTCCTCTTCGCGGTGGTCCCGGTCGCGGGCCTCGTCCCCGGAACGGGTCCCGCCGACCTCGATCCTTCGTGGCGCGTCGTGCTCATGGGTGTTCTCTTCCTCTGCCTCGCTTTCACCGTCCTCTGGCGGATGTCGGAGGAGGTGAGGCGCTACCGGCTCGCCGGGCTGACCGACCCGGGGACGCGCCTCTGGAACCGCGACGCCCTGTACGGCGAGATCGCGGAAAGAGGAGATGCGTTCCGGCGTGGAAAGGGGCGGGGTTTCGGGCTCCTCCTCGCCGACATCGACCGTTTCAAGGAGTGGAACGACGCGAGGGGCCACCTCGCGGGAGACCGCCTCCTCCTGCGCGCGGCGCGCTCTCTCCTCGACGCATCGCGCCCACAGGACTTCGTCGCGCGCTACGGCGGCGACGAGTACGCCGTGGTCGTAGGCGACGTCGACGGCGAGACCCTTCCGGCCCTGGCCTCTCGCCTGCGCGAGGCGCTGGGCGCGGCACTCTCGGAGGAAACGGGCGGCTTCCTCGCGAGCGCGTCGACCGGGACCGAGATCTTCGACGGGACCCGCCACAGGACGCCGGAGGACCTCCTCAGAGACGCCGACCGGCGGCTTTACGAGGCGAAGGAGGCGTTCCGCGCGGGGCACCCGGCGCGGGCGGCCCGACAGACCCCGTCGGGAAAGTGGTCCGTCCGCCTCTAG
- a CDS encoding LD-carboxypeptidase encodes MKTRRSLLADAALASAFLALPRAARAAAPPGGPVRPKALAPGARVALVSPASPGTEVESNVIAEEIVASLGLVPKRMPAAARQTMYLAGTDEERAADLNAAFRDPSIDAVWCIRGGYGSGRLLPLLDWEAIRKNPKPLLGYSDITALLNGFHARTGLVTYHAPNCSENLSDYALAELKRVLFSTEPAGVIAAAPRWSRRRVSSTGRTVSAGSSPARAAAASWAATSASSRCSSARRGSHPSPVRSSSSRRSGRSRTGSTAGSRTSP; translated from the coding sequence GTGAAGACCCGCCGCAGCCTCCTCGCCGACGCCGCTCTCGCCTCGGCTTTCCTGGCCCTGCCGCGCGCCGCCCGCGCCGCGGCGCCTCCTGGCGGGCCCGTCCGCCCGAAGGCGCTCGCCCCGGGGGCGCGCGTCGCTCTCGTTTCCCCGGCGAGCCCCGGGACGGAGGTCGAGTCGAACGTCATCGCCGAGGAGATCGTCGCCTCGCTCGGGCTCGTCCCGAAGAGGATGCCGGCGGCGGCCCGCCAGACGATGTACCTCGCCGGAACCGACGAGGAGCGCGCGGCCGACCTGAATGCCGCCTTCCGCGACCCGTCGATCGACGCGGTCTGGTGCATCCGTGGCGGGTACGGCTCGGGGCGCCTCCTGCCGCTCCTCGACTGGGAGGCGATCCGGAAGAACCCCAAGCCCCTCCTGGGCTACAGCGACATCACCGCGCTCCTGAACGGGTTCCACGCCCGGACGGGCCTCGTCACGTACCACGCGCCGAATTGCTCGGAGAACCTCTCCGACTACGCGCTCGCGGAACTGAAGCGGGTCCTCTTCTCGACGGAGCCGGCGGGCGTCATCGCCGCGGCGCCCCGCTGGAGCCGAAGGAGGGTTTCGTCGACCGGGAGGACCGTCTCCGCCGGATCGTCCCCGGCACGGGCCGCGGCCGCCTCGTGGGCGGCAACATCAGCGTCTTCTCGATGCTCGTCGGCACGCCGTGGGAGCCACCCCTCGCCGGTTCGATCCTCTTCCTCGAGGAGGTCGGGGAGGAGCCGTACCGGATCGACCGCTGGCTCACGCACTTCGCCCTGA
- the lysA gene encoding diaminopimelate decarboxylase, translated as MTLREGLVLARAGEAAHPTSVAAFTRLAAAHGTPLYVYDAETIREQARALAAAFAPRFPKLRVRYALKANTNVEIVRLLLSEGLAPEVVSEGEIRAALLAGAKGGDVLFSSSSKSPSEIDFSLRHGVILNVDNLDELAQVSAAAVRLGTTARISFRINPGVDPDTLHQINTGCIESKFGVHLDAGIARKAYETAKALPGLAIAGIHCHIGSQITATDAYEETARKMLAFVRELKEELDIRLSFVDLGGGLGIPFEDGRTVMGPEELARALKPIWEEEIALLGYEPELWIEPGRFLVAESGFLVARVNSVKTTPVKTFVNVDAGFNTLMRPALYGARHRVRVVGKTAAPMTLDVAGDVCETGDILAEGRLLPRPEAGDLVVFLDVGAYGFAMASEYNARPLPAEVLVDGDEVRVIRRRGTFEGLHRGERGTAAGGDD; from the coding sequence GTGACCCTCCGCGAGGGCCTCGTCCTCGCCCGTGCCGGCGAGGCCGCCCATCCGACGAGCGTCGCCGCGTTCACGCGCCTCGCGGCCGCGCACGGCACGCCTCTCTACGTCTACGACGCGGAGACGATCCGCGAGCAGGCCCGCGCCCTGGCGGCCGCCTTCGCCCCGCGCTTCCCGAAGCTGCGGGTCCGCTACGCGCTCAAGGCGAACACGAACGTCGAGATCGTGCGGCTCCTCCTCTCCGAGGGGCTCGCGCCCGAGGTCGTCTCGGAGGGAGAGATCCGCGCCGCCCTCCTCGCCGGAGCGAAGGGAGGCGACGTTCTCTTCTCGTCCTCCTCCAAGAGCCCTTCCGAGATCGACTTCTCCCTCCGGCACGGCGTCATCCTGAACGTCGACAACCTCGACGAGCTCGCGCAGGTCTCGGCGGCCGCGGTGCGCCTCGGGACCACCGCGCGCATCTCCTTCCGGATCAACCCGGGCGTCGACCCCGACACCCTCCACCAGATCAACACCGGCTGCATCGAGTCGAAGTTCGGCGTCCACCTCGACGCGGGGATCGCCCGGAAGGCGTACGAAACCGCGAAGGCCCTCCCGGGCCTCGCCATCGCCGGCATCCACTGCCACATCGGCTCGCAGATCACCGCGACCGACGCGTACGAGGAGACCGCCCGGAAGATGCTCGCCTTCGTCCGCGAGCTGAAGGAGGAGCTCGACATCCGCCTCTCCTTCGTCGACCTCGGCGGCGGCCTCGGAATCCCCTTCGAGGACGGCCGTACGGTGATGGGCCCCGAGGAGCTCGCCCGGGCGCTGAAGCCGATCTGGGAAGAGGAGATCGCCCTCCTCGGCTACGAGCCGGAGCTCTGGATCGAGCCGGGACGTTTCCTCGTCGCCGAGTCGGGTTTCCTCGTCGCCCGCGTCAACTCCGTCAAGACGACCCCGGTGAAGACGTTCGTCAACGTCGACGCCGGCTTCAACACCCTGATGCGGCCGGCGCTCTACGGCGCCAGGCACCGGGTCCGGGTCGTCGGGAAGACGGCCGCGCCGATGACGCTCGACGTCGCCGGCGACGTCTGCGAGACCGGGGACATCCTCGCCGAGGGGAGGCTCCTCCCGAGACCCGAAGCGGGCGACCTCGTCGTCTTTCTCGACGTCGGCGCCTACGGCTTCGCGATGGCGAGCGAGTACAACGCGCGCCCGCTTCCGGCCGAGGTCCTCGTCGACGGCGACGAGGTCCGCGTCATCAGGCGGCGCGGGACGTTCGAGGGGCTGCACCGGGGCGAGCGAGGGACGGCGGCGGGCGGCGACGACTAG
- a CDS encoding PKD domain-containing protein yields MNRRLWFSLWTSALVLVSVFASFPTRAQTDPSAPVLDGAISFSGRRNIPNLSLLGARKERADEEEATHEGRGYWKARREWEMQESAELPAAPILRSVSEAIYRERLRYRSQDGGPQPLNATLAAAGWKSLGPTTDAGRVRDYAFTRDGSKLYAATANGGIWLLTRQGGAGSDYGNPVNLTDDLPLLTFGAVAVAPSNPSIVYAATGEQSPLSGSQVTGMGTLRSTDGGSTWSFNTSSVTGGWFDVVPSQYSYDLDVHPSNPDDVLLGTANGIFRSTDGGRTWVNRLPSTGASSTSSLELRRQGVNLARSPANPNVVWAGLWGGLGRSLDGGETWQVLFEDIAQQVGYAGLPIRSLVAIAPSNPNRLYWLVAGYESGRGYSQVGLFRSDNGGQNWGTALGPPSGQAYPLIAGSQGWTFLGMAVDPTNADRVIAGGLDTWRSEDAGLSWTQISQWTLPERHPQFCHADVDVIAFEPGLGNFWMGTDGGLFRSTNGGRSFIWKNDGVVARMFSSLAQHPTDPYRLYAGTQDNGTMKLSGDSTAAWKKIFYGDGYDCAVNYQNPNIVYATNFNGYTSRADDGGESEDSFRLTTCPPEAQTDEQCSVPPVTSFRSRLAMDPVDPRILYTMTDRIYRTSNGAATASDWQPVFAEYFCSDGISTQPCPNAQKNYASCSSISINPRDRNRVAFGTAAGYLITTVDGFQTASLLNIGSEINAIAWDPTDPNAYYVGLESATEVISGQGRHVIWRIAALDKEQKTAAPASTGIGVPVTYAGGSFSYFAPVDSLAVSPSDANLMFAGTKYGIFRSTNKGQAWSRFGDDFPATWVSSLLFSPDGSKLRAATWGRGMWEINPLGGSTGPTSPPTADFVFSPASPKPGQSVTFSDRSQGGASSWSWSFGDGTSSSLQNPTKVWASPGPYAVTLSAGNAAGTRSVTKTVTVTYGSTGTGSTYTYLLPIVLTSSGAGGAFFTSELTLTNRSGKTLNLTFRAKGSFDASSTYSLPPGQQIHPDIFGFLQSSTGMAIPSGNKTASLRVEVAGADNLVQFGAQVRVTTPATGSLRSQGVIGRFGLAFPATPLGRGAINEAFVFGLQQTSSAGAPGTRSNLACVNAGAGSGGSIRLEVTYRDGDTGVPSPSKDTFDLAAFQWDQRSQPLAARGMRYGYADVKRVSGNDQFVCYGVLNDNLNGDGAFVPMVKNDVPSRTSAAMVPVVLEAAGYTSEMTFANRTARSISGLFALLPSADPVPDWGYFDLPAGAQFTIPNIIGELRDIGFNAPAGTVGSVFVQFLDGEFRVEQSDTQAEIPTSDGFIGVRTTTSRAGGQLGLAYGYTPLGEGADTEAWVYGLQQTGIRGQEGGTRSNLAVVHSLGGNVEDLRLEVTYFAADGRELGKEPQCAPCTLAPGQWKQFNTPLSGFGASQGYARIRRVSGSDQFLAYGVLNDQGNDDGSYVPMNVP; encoded by the coding sequence ATGAATCGACGCCTGTGGTTCTCTCTGTGGACGAGTGCTCTCGTCCTGGTTTCGGTCTTTGCCTCCTTCCCCACGCGCGCGCAGACGGACCCCTCCGCGCCCGTGCTCGACGGCGCGATATCTTTCTCCGGGCGACGGAACATCCCCAACCTCTCCCTCCTCGGAGCCCGGAAAGAGAGGGCAGACGAGGAAGAAGCCACTCACGAGGGAAGGGGCTACTGGAAGGCGCGGCGCGAGTGGGAAATGCAGGAGAGCGCAGAGCTCCCCGCGGCGCCGATACTTCGATCGGTCTCGGAGGCGATCTACCGCGAGCGCCTTCGTTACCGAAGTCAGGACGGAGGCCCCCAGCCCCTCAACGCGACGCTGGCCGCAGCCGGCTGGAAATCCCTGGGGCCGACGACCGATGCCGGCCGCGTGCGCGACTACGCCTTCACCCGCGACGGCTCGAAGCTCTACGCAGCCACGGCGAACGGAGGCATCTGGCTCCTGACCCGCCAGGGCGGGGCGGGTTCCGACTACGGCAACCCTGTGAACCTCACGGACGACCTCCCGCTCCTGACCTTCGGCGCCGTCGCCGTCGCGCCCTCGAATCCGAGCATCGTCTACGCAGCGACGGGGGAGCAGTCGCCCCTCAGCGGCTCTCAGGTGACCGGGATGGGGACTCTCCGGTCGACGGACGGCGGTTCGACGTGGAGTTTCAATACGTCATCCGTCACCGGTGGGTGGTTCGACGTCGTCCCCTCGCAGTACTCGTACGATCTGGACGTCCACCCTTCCAATCCCGACGACGTCCTCCTCGGCACGGCCAACGGGATCTTCCGCTCCACGGACGGCGGACGGACCTGGGTGAACCGCCTTCCCTCCACGGGCGCCAGCTCGACCTCCTCGCTGGAGCTCCGGCGGCAGGGCGTGAACCTGGCGCGCAGCCCGGCGAATCCCAACGTCGTCTGGGCCGGCCTCTGGGGTGGCCTCGGGCGCTCTCTGGACGGAGGCGAGACCTGGCAGGTCCTCTTCGAAGACATCGCCCAGCAGGTCGGCTACGCCGGCCTGCCGATTCGTTCTCTCGTCGCGATCGCCCCCTCCAACCCCAACCGGCTCTACTGGCTCGTCGCGGGCTATGAATCCGGCAGGGGGTACTCCCAGGTCGGCCTCTTCCGGAGCGACAACGGCGGCCAGAACTGGGGAACGGCCCTCGGTCCGCCGTCGGGGCAGGCCTATCCGCTGATCGCGGGCTCTCAGGGCTGGACGTTCCTGGGCATGGCGGTCGACCCGACGAACGCCGACCGCGTCATCGCCGGAGGCCTCGACACCTGGCGGTCCGAGGACGCGGGCCTGAGCTGGACACAGATATCCCAGTGGACGCTGCCCGAGCGCCACCCGCAGTTCTGCCACGCCGACGTCGACGTCATCGCCTTCGAGCCGGGTCTCGGAAACTTCTGGATGGGGACGGACGGCGGGCTCTTCCGGTCGACGAACGGTGGTCGGTCCTTCATCTGGAAGAACGACGGCGTCGTCGCCCGGATGTTCTCCTCTCTCGCACAGCATCCAACGGACCCGTACCGCCTCTACGCGGGAACCCAGGACAACGGAACGATGAAGCTGTCCGGCGACAGCACCGCCGCGTGGAAGAAGATCTTCTACGGCGACGGCTACGACTGTGCCGTCAACTACCAGAACCCGAACATCGTCTACGCGACCAACTTCAACGGCTACACGTCGCGCGCGGACGACGGTGGCGAGAGCGAGGACTCGTTCCGGCTGACGACCTGTCCCCCCGAAGCGCAGACAGACGAGCAGTGCTCCGTTCCTCCGGTGACGTCGTTTCGGTCGCGCCTCGCGATGGACCCGGTCGACCCGCGGATCCTCTACACGATGACCGACCGGATCTACCGGACGTCGAACGGGGCTGCCACGGCTTCCGACTGGCAGCCCGTCTTCGCCGAGTACTTCTGCTCCGACGGGATCTCGACCCAGCCCTGTCCGAACGCGCAGAAGAACTACGCGAGCTGCTCATCGATCTCGATCAACCCGCGGGACCGAAACCGCGTCGCCTTCGGGACGGCCGCCGGCTACCTCATCACCACCGTCGACGGCTTTCAGACCGCGTCGCTTCTGAACATCGGCAGCGAGATCAACGCGATCGCCTGGGACCCGACCGACCCGAACGCCTACTACGTGGGACTCGAAAGCGCGACGGAGGTCATCTCCGGGCAGGGGCGCCACGTCATCTGGCGCATCGCCGCTCTCGACAAGGAGCAGAAGACGGCCGCCCCGGCCAGCACGGGAATCGGAGTCCCCGTCACCTATGCGGGAGGCTCGTTCAGCTACTTCGCGCCGGTCGACAGCCTCGCCGTGTCGCCCTCCGACGCGAACCTGATGTTCGCCGGGACGAAGTACGGAATATTCCGCTCGACGAACAAGGGCCAGGCCTGGAGCCGCTTCGGCGACGACTTCCCGGCGACGTGGGTTTCGTCCCTCCTGTTCTCTCCCGACGGCAGCAAGCTCCGGGCCGCGACATGGGGCAGGGGAATGTGGGAGATCAACCCCCTGGGCGGGTCGACGGGACCGACGTCTCCCCCGACCGCCGACTTCGTCTTCAGTCCGGCGAGCCCGAAGCCCGGGCAGAGCGTCACGTTCTCCGACAGGTCTCAAGGAGGGGCCTCGAGCTGGAGCTGGAGCTTCGGCGACGGGACGTCCTCTTCCCTCCAGAACCCGACGAAGGTCTGGGCGAGCCCCGGTCCCTATGCCGTGACGCTGTCCGCGGGAAACGCTGCCGGCACCCGGTCCGTCACGAAGACGGTCACCGTGACCTACGGCTCGACCGGTACCGGAAGCACTTACACTTACCTCCTCCCGATCGTCCTGACCAGCTCCGGCGCCGGCGGCGCATTCTTCACGTCCGAGCTGACTCTCACGAACAGGTCCGGGAAGACACTCAACCTGACCTTCCGGGCAAAAGGCTCGTTCGACGCCTCGTCGACCTACTCCCTGCCGCCCGGCCAACAGATCCACCCGGACATCTTCGGCTTCCTGCAGAGCTCGACGGGGATGGCCATCCCGTCCGGGAACAAGACCGCGTCGCTCCGCGTCGAGGTCGCCGGGGCCGACAACCTCGTCCAGTTCGGCGCGCAGGTGCGCGTCACCACGCCTGCGACCGGGAGCCTCCGTTCCCAGGGGGTCATCGGCCGCTTCGGCCTCGCGTTCCCCGCGACGCCTCTCGGCCGGGGCGCAATCAACGAAGCGTTCGTATTCGGCCTCCAGCAGACGTCCAGCGCAGGCGCGCCCGGCACCCGCTCCAACCTCGCCTGCGTGAACGCGGGAGCAGGATCGGGAGGGTCGATCCGGCTGGAAGTCACGTACCGGGACGGCGACACCGGGGTCCCGAGTCCGTCGAAGGACACGTTCGACCTGGCGGCTTTCCAGTGGGACCAGCGATCGCAGCCACTCGCCGCCCGCGGCATGAGGTACGGCTACGCCGACGTGAAGCGCGTTTCCGGCAACGACCAGTTCGTCTGCTACGGGGTGCTCAACGACAACCTGAACGGGGATGGCGCCTTCGTTCCGATGGTGAAGAACGACGTTCCGTCGAGGACCTCCGCCGCCATGGTCCCGGTCGTTCTCGAGGCCGCGGGCTACACGTCGGAAATGACCTTCGCAAACCGCACCGCCCGGTCGATCTCCGGGCTCTTCGCCCTGCTTCCTTCCGCGGACCCTGTCCCCGACTGGGGGTACTTCGACCTGCCCGCGGGGGCGCAGTTCACGATCCCGAACATCATCGGCGAGCTCCGGGACATCGGCTTCAATGCGCCGGCGGGAACCGTCGGGAGCGTCTTCGTCCAGTTCCTGGATGGGGAGTTCCGCGTGGAGCAGAGCGACACCCAGGCGGAGATTCCGACCAGCGACGGCTTCATCGGCGTGAGGACGACGACGTCGCGGGCGGGCGGCCAGCTCGGCCTCGCCTACGGCTACACGCCCTTGGGAGAGGGTGCGGACACCGAAGCGTGGGTCTACGGCCTGCAGCAGACGGGGATCCGCGGGCAGGAAGGCGGAACGCGTTCGAACCTCGCGGTCGTCCACTCGCTCGGAGGCAACGTCGAGGACCTGAGGCTCGAGGTGACGTACTTCGCCGCCGACGGACGCGAGCTCGGGAAAGAGCCCCAGTGCGCACCCTGCACTCTCGCTCCGGGTCAGTGGAAGCAGTTCAACACACCCCTCTCGGGCTTCGGAGCGTCGCAGGGATACGCACGTATCCGGAGAGTCTCCGGCTCGGACCAGTTCCTCGCCTACGGGGTCCTCAACGACCAGGGGAACGACGACGGCAGCTATGTTCCGATGAACGTCCCATAA